Sequence from the Sulfuracidifex tepidarius genome:
TTATTTCAGGAGAAGCAGAAACCCAACGTCCCAGCTTCTCTTACGAAGACTGACGAGAGAATATATCAGAAAGTGAAAGAACTGGTCTATTCCCTGAAGGAGAAGAACGACATCGAGTCACTTGAGCAAGTAAGAAAGGTAACATCGATGGCGACGGAGATCTCTATGGTGAGAATTAGAAAGGTAGTCCAGTTGAGCCTCCTTGGTATAAACGACGAGAAAGTTATGGAGAAGATGACAGAGGAAGAGCTTTTAATATTTCGCTCTATAAGAGAAATACTATGCTCTATTAGCGGTGAAATATATGGAAAAACAGATTGACATAGGAGATTCGTTCATAGACTTCATAACGTCGTTCACAGACAGGAGGGGGGAAAGGAAATACGTTGAAAAGATAAATAAAATGATAGGTTACAGGAACAAGAGCATCGAAGTAGACTTCAACGATGTCCTGTCATATAGCGAAGACCTAGCAAATGTCATGATTGTAGACGCGAAACACGCAATTCCGTTAGCCGAGAGGAAGCTCTTCGACCACATAGCAGAAATTGACCCCGACTACCAACTTGAAGTAAATAAGGTGCATGTAAGGCTGGTTAATGTACCTAGGTCTATTCAGCTCAGGAAGATACGTAGTGATGACATCAACAAGCTGATTAGCGTTGAGGGGATACTGGTCAGAGCGACGCCAGTGAAAGAAAGGGTCGTTAGAATATGGCTTCAACACATACCTCCAGGATGTGGAGAGGAGTTCGAGTGGCCCGCTGACGGGGAAGAGTTGCAAGAGACCATTGAAATGCCCGCGATGTGTCCTAAGTGTGGCAAACCGGGTCAGTTTAAGTGGATCAAAGAGAAATCCGAAATAGTTGACTGGCAAAAAGTAGTAATTCAGGAAAAACCCGAGGAAATACCTGCAGGTCAATTGCCCAGGCAGTTAGAGGCAATCCTAGAGGACGACCTGGTGGACTCAGCGAGGCCAGGTGATAGGATAAAAATGGTAGGTGTGTTAGAAATAAAAGAAGACTCCCCCATTAAGAGGGGTATTAGGTCGGTTTTCGACTTTCATATGAAGGTAAACAGCGTTGAGATCTCACAGAAAGTTTTAGACGAAGTAATGATTTCGAAGGAGGACGAGGAGAAAATCAAGGATCTAGCGAAAGATCCGTGGATAAAGGAGAGAATAATTTCGTCCATATCCCCATCAATCTACGGGCATTATGAGATAAAGGAAGCCGTAGCATTAGCGTTGTTTGGAGGAGTCCCTAAGGTAATGCAGGACGGAACTAGGATAAGGGGAGACATACACCTTCTGATAATAGGCGACCCGGGTACCGCAAAGTCACAGACGTTACAGTTCGCAGCGAGGGTAGCCCCAAGGTCAGTATACACCACGGGGAAGGGGTCAACCGCAGCAGGTCTCACTGCAGCAGTGGTGAGGGAGAAGAACACCGGAGACTATTACCTTGAGGCGGGAGCCCTAGTTCTAGCTGACGGAGGGATAGCGGTCATAGACGAAATAGACAAGATGAGGGACGAGGACAGGGTAGCAATCCATGAGGCTATGGAACAACAGACTGTCTCAATAGCTAAGGCAGGCATAGTGGCCAAGTTAAATGCTAGGGCTACTATCATAGCTGCAGGCAACCCGAAGCTGGGGCGTTACATCTCGGAGAGGTCTATCTCCGATAATATAAACCTTCAACCCACTATACTTTCAAGGTTCGACTTGATATTCATTTTGATAGACAAGCCAAGCGATAACGATAAGCTACTCGCGGACTACATACTTAACGTACATAGAGGACAGGGGTTAGAGGGCTTCATAGATATAGACATGTTGAAAAAATATATAGCTTATGCAAGGAAGTACGTAACCCCTGTAGTCTCGGACGAAGCTAAGGAACTAATCCAAAGCTTCTTCGTGGAAATGAGAAAGAAGAGTAGCGAGAGTCCTGACTCTCCTATCCTGATAACACCGAGACAGCTGGAAGCCCTGATAAGGATGAGCGAAGCCTACGCTAAGATGTCGCTCAGAAACGTAGTCACCCGTGACGACGCAGAGAGGGCGATAAACATCATGAGAATATTCCTTGAGAACGTAGGTTTGGACGTGGAGTCGGGGAAGATGGACATAGACACGATTATGACCGGGAAACCGAAGAGTGCTAGGGACAAGATGACCGCAGTTTTGGAGATAATAAACGACATATCGTCCATGGAGGAATGCGCTAAGTTAAGCAAAATAGAGAGGGAAGCAGAAAAGCGTTCTTTAGATAGAGACAGCGTTCATAAGGTGGTCCAAGACATGAAGAAGAGCGGGCTAATTTATGAAAGCAAACCGGACTGTTACAAGACGGTGTAACGGTTCATAAGGGAAATCTCTCTATGAGCTAAGACCACTCTGCACGCTTCTCCATCTTGACCGGTTGGTTTTTCCTTGAAACTTGTCGGAAACATGGTAAAAGCCATTCAGCAATAAGTTTAGTATTTATGCTCATATCTCCTTGTTACATATCTAGAGTTTTTTATAGCTAGATGTACCTTTTTAAAGAAAATTTATTAAGTAGTACTCAGTAAGTTTTCTGGAGGAAACATGTCAACAGAAGAGATCGTAAAGGTATCAAGAAATTATCAAATTACTATACCAGCAAGGATAAGGCAAAGGGTGGAAGTGAAGGAAGGAGATCTAGTGAAGATAGTATACGACGAGAGCACCAACCAATTAAAGTTGAACATACTTAAGGTATCATAATTTTTTATAAAATTTTCTTCTTTGTGTTAAATTTGAGTTTTTCTTCCTCTCTCCTTTTGAGTCCAGGGTTCCTTTAAATAGTATAAGAAACGGCAATAATCATGTGAGCATGAGGAAGCTTGTGAAAAAAGGAGCTCAACTAGGTAGAAGTCTTAAGACTCAAACTCATTACCCAAGTAACATGAATGAATTTAATTGAAAGCTATGTATGGAATAGAAGGACTCACGCTTAACAATTTCCTTTATCTGATCCACTTTTGCCATAATTACAATTTGCAATGGTAACCTGAATTGCCCTTATAAAACCTATTGAGCCTGAAGAAACAAGAAGAGGAGACAAAAATACGTATAATATACATATACAGAGAGATAGTTGCAATCCCTGCTTTCAATCACGGGTTGAGATTAAGTCCTCTTATAGATCGATATTGGAGTCCACATTACCCATGCAGGGACTTGTTTTATCAGCTCATACGCCTCCTCCCAGCTAGTTAGTCCAAGTCTTCTGGTCATCTCTTCGAGGGTTATCTGTGTCCTTACGTATTCATTCAATACTGTGACTGCTTCCTCGTTTATCTCAACTTCTCTGCCGGAAGAAAGTTTGACCTTGAAAGATTCCATTTCTATCACCAGTTCTCTTTCAGGTGTGGAATATAGAATTAACCATCTGTACACCATATATGCTCCATACCATGATAGTGAGGATTATCATAGCGGTTATTATGGCGAATGAAGCGAGGTCGTTCTGTTTCCTTTCCATGAGCAGGATACTAGTAAGAATAATGATTATCACTATTACACCAACTGTTAGGTACTGTGCAGAGGAGAACGCCCCGCTTGATAATGGCGATATGTAATATGGAAACGCGATGACTCCCATTATTCCGACCAGGAGTAAAAGCACGAGGACGATCGTAGTGTAACTTGAGATAACTTGGCTGTAAAACTTGCTCTGTTCCCTTGGAGGCTTTGGCATTGATACTATTACCACGGAACAGTTTTAATTTTTAATCGATATGCTTCGTAGTTCGTCGCCATGTGCATGAGGAAAGCTATAAACGCGACGAAGGCGAACTGGAAAAGCGTCGGCACTTCCCCCAGGATTACTAGGGCTAGAGTGGAACCCAAGACGAAGTCCAGCTGGTCCAAGCCCCAAGCCCTTCCCCCACGTGGTATGTTGAGCCT
This genomic interval carries:
- the mcm gene encoding minichromosome maintenance protein MCM, encoding MKYMEKQIDIGDSFIDFITSFTDRRGERKYVEKINKMIGYRNKSIEVDFNDVLSYSEDLANVMIVDAKHAIPLAERKLFDHIAEIDPDYQLEVNKVHVRLVNVPRSIQLRKIRSDDINKLISVEGILVRATPVKERVVRIWLQHIPPGCGEEFEWPADGEELQETIEMPAMCPKCGKPGQFKWIKEKSEIVDWQKVVIQEKPEEIPAGQLPRQLEAILEDDLVDSARPGDRIKMVGVLEIKEDSPIKRGIRSVFDFHMKVNSVEISQKVLDEVMISKEDEEKIKDLAKDPWIKERIISSISPSIYGHYEIKEAVALALFGGVPKVMQDGTRIRGDIHLLIIGDPGTAKSQTLQFAARVAPRSVYTTGKGSTAAGLTAAVVREKNTGDYYLEAGALVLADGGIAVIDEIDKMRDEDRVAIHEAMEQQTVSIAKAGIVAKLNARATIIAAGNPKLGRYISERSISDNINLQPTILSRFDLIFILIDKPSDNDKLLADYILNVHRGQGLEGFIDIDMLKKYIAYARKYVTPVVSDEAKELIQSFFVEMRKKSSESPDSPILITPRQLEALIRMSEAYAKMSLRNVVTRDDAERAINIMRIFLENVGLDVESGKMDIDTIMTGKPKSARDKMTAVLEIINDISSMEECAKLSKIEREAEKRSLDRDSVHKVVQDMKKSGLIYESKPDCYKTV
- a CDS encoding AbrB/MazE/SpoVT family DNA-binding domain-containing protein translates to MSTEEIVKVSRNYQITIPARIRQRVEVKEGDLVKIVYDESTNQLKLNILKVS